In one window of Brevibacillus laterosporus DNA:
- a CDS encoding transcriptional regulator: protein MPGLPDIDKEATENNVKEALDLARDFIRMGFHPGIEASTTASYSLVPPTQTNAFHSSTENAAVKNVSIEEQRKNHVQRVLNATKRLSKKEKQIIMTRWFGEDDITDIEAYTELDMPHSTYYKYRGKAFYRLAFALKIEVYKNVETS, encoded by the coding sequence TTGCCTGGTCTACCGGATATTGATAAAGAAGCAACTGAAAATAACGTAAAAGAAGCCCTCGACCTTGCTAGAGATTTCATACGAATGGGCTTCCACCCAGGAATTGAGGCAAGCACAACAGCCAGTTACTCTTTAGTGCCGCCAACGCAAACAAATGCCTTCCACAGTAGCACAGAGAACGCTGCTGTTAAGAATGTATCTATAGAAGAACAACGCAAGAATCATGTGCAGCGTGTCTTGAACGCCACTAAACGATTAAGCAAGAAAGAAAAACAAATCATAATGACCAGATGGTTTGGCGAAGACGATATCACGGATATTGAAGCATACACGGAACTGGATATGCCCCATTCTACTTACTATAAATATCGTGGAAAGGCATTCTATCGACTAGCATTTGCTTTGAAAATCGAGGTTTATAAAAACGTGGAGACATCGTAG